ATGCACGTGTTAAGATGATCGAGACACTGAACCGTAGTTGTACGAGAGTAGGCTAACTCCAAAAACGATTTTGGACTAGATCGAAACTAGTGAAATTTTTGGTGATGTCATTTTTGGCGATGTTCGTTGAAATGCAACAGTAAAAATTAAGGGGAAAATATCGATTtacataaaaaaagaaaaagaaaaaaaagagttacATCCATTTAAATTCTAAACGTTTGTAAATATAtcgatttatatttttaactttattcTAGTTAGATAAACATAGCGtgagatttttaattttatcaattaaacacCACAACTTTCCTAAGTAACACAATTTAGAATCTCAACTAAGAGGTTCAATcaaaatgtttatatatatatagttcgatccaaatttcttaaatgaaaaaatatgatTATAAGTCTGACAAATACCTTATTGTAAATATGTTCTACGAATTTGACcatgaatattattattatatttagaaATTTTAGTTCTTAGACCACGATCTATAGGTAGTTCTCGTAAATTAATTTCTATATACGGTGGTCTATCACGATGAAGTTTGAAAATGGTGATTCGGCGTGTCTGATTCTGTGTCCGTTGTGACGACTTTGAAGAATCTAATTATTCTCGAGACACTGCGAAgttgaacaaaaattaatttattaaaggGAAAATTAAGTGATATTGtgaagttaattttttatttcaaaagtacccaaaagagaataagtAAATGAAAAGCAAAAACTCCATACTGAAACCGAAAAGCTGAGGCATGGGCCGGATCGACGAAGGTTTACTATTAGGTGATGACTGCAAGGGGAGGGAGGGAGGAGCGCGAGGGGATCAACGGGTGGATTAAGGGAAGGCCGACGACTGTGAAGGTTCGGAAGAGCGAGTGGCGACTGACTGCGAGGCTCGATATTCCGCGAGGTTTCAGCctcaacttcttctttttatatatGCTGACCGGATGGTTAGGGCGGATAAAGGACACAActttcttgtttttttcttttatatatatatatatattgatttggGCCCGGTCAACTCGACCCTAAACGTGAGTAACCCGAAACCCGATccgaaatttaaatttttttaataatttttaactcaacctaataaaaaaaaaaatctaatccaAACCAACCCTTATAATTTGGGTCAGATAATCCGAATTGATCTGATTATCAAATTTTTTGAATATTACTAATAAACATAGTTTAACGGTTATTGACACgtaattatttctttaaaatttaaaatttgatctctCACTTCTGTAAATAATTGGACTGGTATACGGTGACGTGTAGACATTAATGTGATGTTGGTCTAACGAGCTCCAACAGACAAGTTAGAAGCTATGTGAATTTATATAATGGAACAGCAAAAGTTCTAAATTATTTGGGAAGTCCCATGAATTTGACACTCGCATGATATACACGTGGCAATAGATGGTGATGCCACAGATGTCATGGAAGATCAAGACAACGAACATAGCAATATTTTTATTACAAAACTGAAAAACAACCAAACTAACACAGCAACAATGATAATTAGCATGTCttttctaaatgtcgttttaagGGTATCAAGAGCAAGCATATGAAAAACACTCGAATCATGTAGGAAActatcaaaataattttaactaatTGACATGTCTTCCTTCCCCGTAGATTAAAGGTTCAATTCTCTTTTTTcgtaattgttataatacttGTAATGATAAAGACAAAACGTGAAAGAAACTTCGAACATAATCTTATATGTCTAAACAAAATTTTTAGATTGATTGATTCAATAGCTTAAGTTAAGTTAATAGGTCACGGTAAAATAACTTATATCAAACTTTAATTCCATCAACTTATAATTTCGAGTTGATTGGTAATTTAACACATGGTACCAGAGTAAGGATTTGAATACAAAAACTCCAACCTAATAGTTGAAGACTAAGAGATTTTGTTTTAGAGAACGCCTTTTCGACTTCCTTCTTTTCTCTATATTCAATCAATGCAATAGTAGATCCAGCTTATTACTTTTTATACACTCATTGTCCTACAATGTGGttacataataatacaaaaaaataaagaatattacACTTGGCTTGGTTTGGTTGGTGGAGAAAAAACAAATTCTGAATGTGGTGActcatttctatttttttccaccttttctttgcctttttcatctttattttcttccctAACACTAATATTGATCAAAATTTTAGTGTCATCTTCTCTCTCATTCGATATTGACTTTCACTTAACGGACATTCGACAAATTTTAAAGTCTATGAATATaaaagagaatattaaagaattGATACGATTAAATTTACCTTGACATACTCGCTTAAGcttgattttaaatcaattgatgaattgatatattattttctaGGTTGGTTCAAATTCCCTCATCGTTGAAGAGAAGGTAAAAGTACAATTTCCGAATGACtagtttcatttttcttaacaACATATAAAATATCATACATCACTAGATCGAATCTCTTTGTAAAATCGTGATATTCCAAACATTGGTTAAATGATcagaaattatattttactcTATGCTTGATATGTAGTTTAATTGTCAAAATAGCTCAATTTATCTATGGTATGTATTAATGATTAAAACAATTGCAGTTTAAATCTTCCATTCTCTATATActgagaaaaaatatatataattcaatttatAATGTTCTCTCTATATATTTTGCAAGTACAAATACTCGATAAAAAAAGgctaatgcataaaagatataGATTTTGATTAAATTGgaaatcatattaaatttagtccctataattTCTAATTAGCATTTAGTCCCTATAAATTGATTAAATCTTCATAAATAGTTCGGAAGggttaaattctaacttttaaaatcacaatgactaaattctaacttaaaatcataaagactaaattctaattttctacaaattataattcaaatttcaacGATTTAATATTTGTCCTACAATATAATTGTTGAacatgtttttttagttttaatttcataGTTAACAAATTATATTGTAGAACATAAACGACCACCATGAATTAAACATTTGACCTTTTAACCACTTATTAAAACTACATTAGGTCAATCCACAATGGTTAAGTAGAATAGACAAATTAATTCAACATAGCTGGTTGATACAAcacaaaaatcaatatatatacacacacaaaaGAGCATCAAATTTAAGTATATGACACAAAATAATCGGGGTGGCCATTTAAACTACAAGAACCGAACCATTTCTAAAAATCGAACCGAAAACTCAGTGAAACCGAAAAATgtggtttggttcggtttgaagaaattttgaaactgaATTAATTTGATTCGGTTCGATTCCAATTTCGAAAACTTAATTTgaaacctatatatatattttttatattaaaaaagagtaaaatagAATCGAATcgaattgtttttaattaaaaaaatatatatataacatagattttttaaaaatactatcgaatttaaaatcgaaccgaaccaaaTTACATATATACAATTCGATTTGAATCAATAAATTAGTTCGATTTGATTTTACCTATTAGAAAATTCGATTTGATTCAATTTGGGGTGAAATCGAATGAAACCAAACTTTTCCACCCTACAAAATAGGACAGAATTTTAGATGAAATTACTGAGTGCATGTCAATCTAACGATAGAGGAGACTGAAACTTGACCAAAGTAAAACCTCTTCCTTTCGTTTCTCCTTTCTCCAACGAAATGGTCGGAAACATTTTGCCATTATTCGCCTGAGATCACGACCCACCATTTTCAAAAGCCTTGGTTTCTGATTCTGCCACAGTTTCCATCTCTATTTCTTTATTGTTACACTTTCCTCTTCCCTAATCTGTAATAACTTCTCACGGATTCCTtaaaaaagcaaaaaagaaaCCAACCCAGGTAAGTTTTGGGCGAAACTCCCCTGTTCCCAGATCCAAACGGAATTAGAGATCCTAGATTTAAGTTCATTTTGAATGGCAAGCCATTGAAGAGCTTCTCCCCGGCTTCTTGAATGGCGAATCCGCGGAAAGGCAAGCTCCTTTTCATCTATTTACTACTCGTTTTTGCTTTTCTCCATGTTTCTAGGGTTGTTGTATGTAGTTCCAGCTCATTTGAGCTGAATCAATCTGGAATTGAAGTCCCTTTTGAAGTTAGACAGTATGATTTACTTAAAAATCTTGAAGAGTTAGTGAGAAACCTTAGCGATGTAGTTTCTAAGCTGGAGTTGAGGTTATCTGATATTCCCACGGTGGTGCGTAGAGAGAAATTGAATCCTGATGCTTCCAGACGAGTAATGCCCGAGGGGGATACTCTGAATGATGGTGGAGATGGCGGTTTGGATAATAAAATTCAAGATGGGAGTAGAGCGAGAGCTGTTTCAGTGACCAAATACAGTCCATTTTGGTCTGAGAGGTTTCACTTTTTGTCTGCTGTGAAACTGGAGTCTGATGCTACTTGTATCAATGTCTTGCCTCTTAGGGATTTTGAGGGGAATAGCAAGTATGTTGCGGTTGGAGATGAGAAAGGGAGGATTTACGTGTTTATGAGAAGTGGAGATGTCGCGATTGAGCTTCCTACGGTGTCTGAATCTCCCATTACAGCAATGCTTTCGTATATGTCCATTTATAAGAACGAGACCCTTTTGGTTACTGGGCACAAGAATGGGATGATCTTGATGCATCGGATTTGGGAGGGATCGAATGGGGAGGAGttgaatttgattttcatggaaCATGTTGTGGAATTTGCGGATACTGACAGTCAGGAGGACGAGTCACCAATTTCCATATTGGAAGTGCATCATGTTGGGTGGACTAGGTACATTCTATCTTCAGATTTCAGGGGAGTGATTAAGGTTTTCAAAGAAGATGGTACAGTTTATGGTTCTGTCATGCCGATGAGTAGGCCGATAGCATTCTTGAAGCAGAGGCTTTTATTCTTGACAGAAAGTGGTGCTGGCTCATTGGATTTGAGAAGCATGAAACTTAGGGAGTCCGAATGTGAGGGATTGAATTATTCTCTTGCTCGGAACTATGTGTTTGATGCCACGGAGCGATCTAAAGCCTATGGTTTTACATCAGATGGTGATTTAATTCATGTTTTGCTGTTGGGGGATATAATGAACTTTAAATGCAGGATTAGATCTAAAAGGAAGTTTGAGCTTGATGGACCACTTGTCTTTCAGGCTATTAAGGGTTATTTGCTTGTGATCAGCAATGAGAAGGTTCATATTTTCAACGTGTCGTCTCAACATTATGTTAGAGTTGGTGCACCAAGGCTTCTATTTTCTGCTGGTCTAGATGAGATCATGTCATCTTTCCTGAATTACCAGAATTTGGATTTAGAGTCTGAAGGAAATTTTATACCCTTAATATCTAGCGATCGTGAAAAGCTTGTGGTTCTTGGACTTGGGGGTGGATATGTAGGAATGTATCGATCTAATCTTCCAGTTTTCAAAGGGGAGTTCAATACAATGCTCTGGACAAGCCCGGTTCTGTTTTTCATACTCTTTCTCTTTGGAGCTTGGCACTTATTTGCCAAGAAGAAGGAGGCGCTCACTTCATGGGGACCCGATGACTCTTTTACTGCCACTTCACCTACTACTGGAGCTCCATTGGGAACTGGATCCAGCGAGCGAGCATCTTTCATAGACCCTCCTTCAAGAACTACCGATATGATGGATCTCAGAGGTGGTGCTGGCCTAAGAGGACCACCACGGCGTTATGGTTCTCCAACAGGGTATCCTGGTGGGGCAACAAGTTCCTTTAGGCCAGCTACGACCAGTGACCATAGCTCGAGACCAGCTGCAGTTGATCCAAATTATAGAGCAGCTTCAGAGATAAAATTCAGGGGATCACCTTTAGAACCTCCAGGATTTCCAAAACGACGGGAGCCTCTATTTGCAAACAATCAAGTCGTCAATCAAGTGGTGGCTGAAAACAATTAAAAGAGAAGTACATATCAACTAGAAATCTTTGCTTCAAAGAGTTTCAAGTTCCTCAATCCTGATtacttctttttgttttaattgCTGACTGATTGTTTACCAGTCGGTATGAACACATTTGATGTCGcaatatatctatattttttttttttgtagttgcATTCAAATGAAAAGTAAAATATAGTGAAATAATGCAATATCATCTTGAAACTGTTATTCCCCTTTTGTAGTCTACTGATGCTAATTACAAGTATTCTAAGTAGTTGAAAGAGGATTCCATCATGCCTGCACAATCTTTACCATCGAAGCTAGAGTCTTAAGTGAACATAAATTCAACTTCCTTATGTGACATGAAATTGTATATCAAGTAGAAATAGAAAGAATCACAAGTCATTAGAGGTAACTTATATCGAAACGAGATCTTGGTATGATGGGTTCTTACTTGTCCAGGTAAGTTCAGTTCTTACTTTTGAATCTCCTAGCTAGCAAATTGTCGATTCTCAGTATGAACGACTTATTCCATCGGTATCAGGTTCTTCTTGTTTGGTCACCGACCAAACCGTCTTGGTCTGACTTGTTTAGATCAATTTAGATGGATTTCAtcaacttcatttttcttttggcATGATTTTTGTGAGGATAATAAGCAATGATTCTGAGGTCAAAGGCCAGTATGAGAGAGCACAGGCTATATGAATAGCATTATTGCAAACAGGAGAAAAAAGGCAATTGGGTTCCATCCatcttgaagttgaagacacTGATTTTTGCAATCAGAAAAAGAGATCAAAAGGCAACTCAAAAAGTTGAATCAAAATTGCGATGATTATCTGTTggtctcttctttttctcctttttatcCCGTGAAAATTCTACAAAATCATGcatttttttattgctttctattTTGTAATTTCTTGAACTTTTGGTTGGATGGTTATGTAGTTTCTTGCTTTTCCTTCAGCTTCAAATTCATCACGTTTGAGAAAATTGTATCAAGTCAGAAATTGGACTTACTTTTTGTCTAAACATGCTAATACTTGACTCTCGCTCTTAATTTTCGATTTTCTCtactcatttttcaaattttatatctaaaggaaggacaactaaaaaaaaacccaaatatATATTCAATGAGCAATGTGAGTGGATATTAGTATGTGGATTCAAACAATAATTGTTTGAAAATTGTCTTCAATGTGttaaataattgttttgtttttgttcctTTTCGGTCGCAATACTTGAACATAACTTGTGTCTCTTTTCACTCCACAAAATTATGATTCTCAAAACTTTTGATCCTgcaaaatgaatatatatatacatattcagagaatttatttacttttaaacTCTGGAGGTTATATCCGTTACACATGGAAATTAACACTCTTgtcaattcaaatattaaatttttataattgaattattgtaGACAAACCATTGATTATTTATAAATACCATGACTTGATTTTGCTTAAAGTCAACTCAAAACCATTcgaataaatttattttacttcTGCGGAGGATGGTATTCCACGTCACTCCTTCTGTACGTGGTTAGCAGTAAGGGACAAGTTGGATACGCGagattggttgaggagttgggTTGTGTTGTTAGAGAGGGGTGTCTTTTGTGTGGGGAGGTGTGGAGTCGCggtatcatttattttttgaatgtgggtttgggagagaggtgtggtctaGTGTGTTGCGTCAGTTGGGTTCGACGCATTGGGTGGCTGGTTGGGATGTAGAGTTAAGTTGGCTGTGCCGAGTGAGGTCAGGTAAGGGGGTGCATAGTAAGTTGTTCCGTATTTTCTAGTATGCGgccatatactacatctggcaaTAGCGTAATCGGCGGCTACATGGAGGTCGACCGAGGTCGATGTCTACtctggttcaccttatggtctctacggttcgtgctcGTGCTACTTCCTGGCAggttgaccttcttggtcttatctaatGTGTAcgaatgttttttttccttttgaacttCACATTGTTAGCCACTAGTTTATAGGGTTTTGGGTTTTTCTCTCTGCCTATCCTCTTGGTGGTTTGCGAATTTGCATGTATGTGTTGGTTTTATTCTGTTCTTATCCTATtagctttgttttggttttgatgCCCTGTCTTTGCTTCTGCTTTGTTGCCTTGATCCCGAGCTATGGGATCCTccttgttgtataataatatcacctattctaatatatatatatatatatatatattactccTAAAATCCTACTCAAGTAGTAAAAAAATCACGATGTGAATCTTTATAAATAAGTAAAAATgtaaagaagttgaaaagataaaaagacAAATCACTCGTGTTATTGAAAAGTAGTTTCTAATATCAGGTTAGTAATTACATTCTAAGAAATAATGTATCCACAGAAAAGGTATACATTAGCGATTTTAATATGAACTTCTAGATgtctaaattgattaatttaccGCCGTTGGGAAATTTGATTGTTACCGTTATTGGTTTAAGTAATCCAATTTCTGAAGTCTAGAGTACagattatattatatactaGCCACTGCGATTTTCCTCTTGTGGTTCTATTCTAACTACTTCTCAATCAGACATAAgcaattcttttttcttttttcttttttcttttttcttttttctttttctttttcgtttttttttttttgaaacagcAATCTCAAATAATTTGTTCTGTTTTGTTTCCTTGTTTTAGtctggaaaattaaaaagatattatccttttaaaaactatttagaaaaatattgttgttttcaaattatttgtaaaaatattattattattatttttaaataagtcgagggttgaataTTCAATCCTAGGATAGTGTCTCTATaatttgaaccctcgaccttcctttcATTTGTTAGGTCGAACCTATTTTGAACCTTCGACTTTATCCTTCtcctatattattattattgagtctgtttaattatcattccggagaccttcctctatcaaaagatcgtatttctaattttcataaggtcccttggaattccttccaaagcttttgaataatttttacgaattctgtcatctcagcaagtctgactaaataacgagctaatgaatctctccttttttttgccactgaacttccAATCAAACTCGAGAGTGAGATTATGAGAGAgggcgagattttgagagagcgagagttgagcgagagcgagagcgaaatAGTGAGATTTTGATCGAGAGCgaaatagcgagattttgatagagagtgaGAATACCATAcaaattttcctctttttttcttttttaattattaacacattccaccttcttctttctttctttctttttttttttatttttttttatttttcatttttaaaaacaatttctaaaaacaatttattattttatttaaactctaaaaagaataaatttaaaaataataactcataaaaataaaaaaaatgcaaattaaatatctcatttatataaaataattacaaaaatcaatgtgtcccacacagccggacgtcgtcgatttcgagctagTTTTCGTTGTCGACTTCGAACTGAGGTTGCTCGGTTctttcttgatgttgctctagtACCTCGCAAGTGCttcataatatataatattcattatgctctccatgacccgaccatgtccatgcacatatgaagacgaaggaccagcctttgagtcataatgtcttaaaccaaatgctggcatcatcatcatcggactaacataatcagtttgactctgcgtctgcatcataagaggcaactcttccacattatgtgcaacctcttCAAACTCATtctcttcccgaacaggtcctctacatctaggagctggtggaggaacaataggtatatcgtacatataatgaatttctctatatagctttggttgtcactacatatagcaagaacctggttcggatcattcgcaaccttacagagtctactgttgttcgatctcttgtgaattataaaacaattagacaatatttaaaataaatttaaattaaaaataattagataatattcattcatttaccagatgacccacagctgatccggacgagtgacgtagcgtcttgtgatattattataccaatgaatatattctggagtgacatctgtgtcaaactgttcaagagaaaccccactgcaataaaccttgcacgatagtgtcATCACACTATCAAAtatgcaactttttcggaccaatctccagtctttaggtcaatatcatgcagtacgggttcagaATTACAAGGCGATAGGACATCCTGCTAAAAAGCGAATTGTCttatcaccctgtcaggaagatgtcactcatcaatgtgaaaacatatgagaggactcattgTCTGCCATATGTTTtaaccattcgtacaaaaattaggcaaagtatgcataataattttgtacggctccaaataacctgaaaacacaaatattatattaaagaatattaaaacaaatacaataaaaatgtgaatagaataatcaattaggtttagtgtaatgtacctgttcaggttgaagcagatcaaacatgtatctatactggttgaCTATATGTGTGGTTGTCCtaatcacacaaaatttgtctctccacctaaatttttaaattgataatttagaaatttaaattaactatatcagttgataaaaattaaattgaattaaaacaacataccgagaatCGTAGGCTCATCtaactaactgagcgtcattaacatgatgtagctatggagccattgttggaaatcgctctcaagcccatagttgcaaaagtatgagaggcccaactatctctcgaacctcaggtcttgttgctttgcatagttgtctatacaaccatgccaagcatgtccaccccacgaataccgccccacatcatggaggttagctaactgTAGCAAGGAATCAagtaaacaaaatgacttgatttatctgaaaacagacttccatccatcatttgtagtatatatgctcgcgcacCTCTTATGACGGTTTTCTTGTCTGCATCATCTGTtagctcacgaaattgtgttcctaaccatattaaacttaacctcgatcctttaatcttgtcgacAGGTGGGGTtgcaccgaggtacagttgacaaacttctaaccagACATCGTACATCACTTCGGTGACCGGCTtaccgtcaacaggtaacccaataacacttctatgtcttatagagtgatagtgcactcctccaacagacatatggaatgtatgcgtctcgggcCTCCGTCTCTCGACCAAAGGCTTGATTCAGATGctagtccaactgaataaatcctaatctggcaaccccatagaatccagatgtgcgcAGTAGGGTAGTATTCGAAGGTGGAGTGGGATAGTGcgctggagaactgcctctcgacgcCTGTAAGATATTTCTCCTGTAGTACGATCTCGCAATACAacatatgatcgatgaatggactggtcgtacaaaacatcgggatcaacaggtcctgggtttaaagTCATGAtctgaatatatatatatatatatatatatatattaaaattgactataattgaatagtagagaaaagtgTGAGGGTAAagtataatgtaaaactttattgattacataaaaaaaaattgaatatacaatagattattataaaaaaaaatttaatatacaataaattataattaaaaaaattgaatatacaataaattataataaaaaaattgaatatacactaaaatgaatatataataaaaaattatttatttttcaatccctatctggagcccgtcttagtaacgaagaACACTTCCTTCAattatgtcctaactggttacaaaatccacatcgttgtcgagtggctggttctgtccaatccatctcgttgtgataacgtgaacttttaGGTCTACCAggttttctcaacaacgatggatcaggatgtaTGACGGGCATATTATGTTGCGTGATCCAATAATCTTCATacggtacaggttgaaattgaggagattaacattcagcatacgttgacaatttgtagtagtcctcaataaaatcttcgtagttcatgttaaaatgtgagcaaacgacCACAAAATGCAAGCATGGAATgccgaatgcttgccacttgttaccatgaacagtaccgctcggacctgtttagcctcaatatttgaacgtTTCCTCCTTTGCATTGAGACTATGGCATCCGGTCTTCACATGAACACACATTCATACCGATCgtatgattgtacttcatgtttactagatcgtgcagcccatttatttattttgtcgtGTGCGTAGCTGGATGTTactccacttagtattataaaatatgtttgaaataaattatcaataaaataatatatatataaaataatattaccgggtgtatttatcttgacgttctaatgcatcccttatttttcttctcttctttctaaaaaatagttcacgcatttgaagaatgttatctgagcaagagcatttataggcaacattcgagctccttttGAGGACTCCAATTTATGCAACAtctgatagatttgtcgtcatccacccatatctgaatccttcatcatgtgcttgagtccattgctctaaactaatgttgtcaaaaaaacttAGACAACTccaatttattcctttgatatcttcaattgctttgttgaacttttgaatttgaaactggTACCTggcacgataaacataatttttcaatgaattaaatgtatactttttattgaagttgctgaAGATATATCGTAAgcagaaacgatggtgacattttggTCTTGTCCAACCATTTGCTGGGTTGTTCACTGCTGCAATTATACCAGTATGTtgatctgaaattaaacacacctcttcgtgtgttacaatttctctcaggtgTTTCAAGAGTCATCCCCATGAGTCTGTGGACTCTTCATCAGCAACGACAAACGCAAATGGAAGTAGATGGTCGTTCGAGTCAACTGATGTAGTAATCAACAGT
This genomic window from Benincasa hispida cultivar B227 chromosome 4, ASM972705v1, whole genome shotgun sequence contains:
- the LOC120075969 gene encoding uncharacterized membrane protein At1g75140-like, which encodes MANPRKGKLLFIYLLLVFAFLHVSRVVVCSSSSFELNQSGIEVPFEVRQYDLLKNLEELVRNLSDVVSKLELRLSDIPTVVRREKLNPDASRRVMPEGDTLNDGGDGGLDNKIQDGSRARAVSVTKYSPFWSERFHFLSAVKLESDATCINVLPLRDFEGNSKYVAVGDEKGRIYVFMRSGDVAIELPTVSESPITAMLSYMSIYKNETLLVTGHKNGMILMHRIWEGSNGEELNLIFMEHVVEFADTDSQEDESPISILEVHHVGWTRYILSSDFRGVIKVFKEDGTVYGSVMPMSRPIAFLKQRLLFLTESGAGSLDLRSMKLRESECEGLNYSLARNYVFDATERSKAYGFTSDGDLIHVLLLGDIMNFKCRIRSKRKFELDGPLVFQAIKGYLLVISNEKVHIFNVSSQHYVRVGAPRLLFSAGLDEIMSSFLNYQNLDLESEGNFIPLISSDREKLVVLGLGGGYVGMYRSNLPVFKGEFNTMLWTSPVLFFILFLFGAWHLFAKKKEALTSWGPDDSFTATSPTTGAPLGTGSSERASFIDPPSRTTDMMDLRGGAGLRGPPRRYGSPTGYPGGATSSFRPATTSDHSSRPAAVDPNYRAASEIKFRGSPLEPPGFPKRREPLFANNQVVNQVVAENN